The window CACTCGATCCGCTCGATCATCCCGCACCTGTTCGATGGCAAGCTGCCGGACTTCAACCTCGGCACCTTCAACGGCGCCAGTTGCGATCCACAGTTGGCCTCTCAGCTGGAAGCCATCTGCGCACGCCACGGCGATTACAGCCATGTGCTGAACGGTCGCTTCAAGGGCGGCCACATCACCCGGCATTACGGCAATCCCGCCGAGAACATCCATGCGGTGCAACTGGAGTTGGGCCAGTGCACGTACATGGAAGAGTTCGAGCCGTTCCGCTATCGCCCGGACCTGGCGGCACCGACGCAGGTGGTGCTCAAGGAATTGCTGCAAGGGCTGCTGGCCTGGGGCGAAAAGCATTACGGATGACTGATCGCTGACTGATCGTTCCCACGCTCCCGCGTGGGAATGCCTCAAGGGACGCTCCGCGTCCAGTGACGCGGAGCGTCACGGGCTGCATTCCCACGCAGAGCGTGGGAACGATCGACTCGAACAGTCGCCACCGTGCAAAACACGGTCGCCACAGTTCGCTTTTGCCCTCTCGACGCTGCGTAATGTTTGGCCCACGGTGCACAAAGACACCGGCCCGACAATAATCCGCTGCCGCACGAGATCCTCCCAATGAAAAGACTGTTTACCCGCTGTCTCTCAATCCTCTGCGGCACGGCTGTGCTGAGCACCAGCGTCCTGGCCAGTGACGACGCTTCCTGCAAGGCCGTGCGCATGGGCGTGGTCAACTGGACCGACGTGATCGCCACCAGCGGCGTAGCTGACGTACTGCTCAATGGCCTGGGCTACGAAAGCAAGCAAACCAGCGCCGTGCAGCAAATCATCTTCGCCGGCATCCGCGACAAGCGCCTGGACATCTACCTCGGTTACTGGAAACCGGCGATGGACAAAAACATCGCGCCGTTCCTCGCTGCCAATCAAGTGAAAGTCATGGACAAACCGAGCCTGGCCGACGCCCAGGCAACGCTCGCAGTACCTGAGTACGTCGCCGAAGCGGGGCTGAAAACCTTCGCCGATATCGCCAGATTCAAGGATCAGCTCGGCGGCAAGATCTACGGCATCGAGCCGGGCAGCGGCGCCAATACCACCATCAAGACCATGATCGAGACCAATCAATTTGGCTTGAAGGATTTCAAGCTGATCGAGTCAGGCGAGGCCGGCATGCTGGCCGCTGTTCAGCGGGCGGTGAATCGCAAGGAATTCGTGGTGTTCGTTGGCTGGACCCCGCACCCGATGAACATCAACATGAAGGTCGCCTACCTGACCGGCAGTGAAGACGTTTACGGCCCGAACGAGGGCGCCGCCACTGTCTCCACCGTGACCGCCCCGGACTACGCCCAGCGCTGCCCGAACGTGAATCGCCTGCTGGAAAACCTGACCTTCACCGCCGCCCAGGAAAGCCAGTTGATGGTGCCGATCATGGAGCGCAAGACGCCTCAGGATGTTGCCAAGCAATGGCTGCGTGATCATCCCGAGGATCTGCAGCGTTGGCTCGCCGGTGTCAGCAGCTTCGATGGCAAGGATGGCGTGGCGACGGTTCAGGCCAGTTTGAAAAACTGATCACCAATTCTCGGCATGTACGCTGTCTGTGGCGAGGGAGCTTGCTCCCGCTCGGCGGCGAAGCCGTCGTAAACCCGGCTGGTCGGGTGTATCTGATAAAACTCGGTTGAATGGTTTGGGGGCTGCTGCGCATCCAGCGGGAGCAAGCTCCCTCGCCACAGAACTGAGTTCCAATCCCAAACCGCTGAACTGACCGGCACCTGACTCATGGCTCCTTACCCGCTTTCTGCACAGATGACAGCTTTCGTCGAGAAAACCGTCAGCTTCAACAGTACCGACAGCAGCCTCAACGGTTTGCGCCGGGCCTACAGCGACATGTGCCGGGCGTTCACTCCGTCGCGACCCGCCGGGCTTTATGTGGTGGATTTCGAATTGGCCGGCGTGCCGGTGCGGTCCTATCAGCCGCCGGTTTCGCCACCGACCGGCGGTTGCCCGTGCATCGTTTATCTGCACGGCGGCGGTTGGGTGGTGGGGGACCTGGACTCCCACGACTTCATCTGCGCCGAACTGGCGTCGACGCTCGGCGTGCTGGTGATTGCCGTCGATTATCGGTTGGCGCCGGAATATCCGTTTCCGGCGGCGTTCGAGGATTGTCTGGGTGTCTGGCGCGCGCTACGAACCGGGCCATTCCGCCTCGATCCCGAGCGAACGCTGGTGGCCGGGGACAGCGCCGGTGGCAACCTTGCAGCGGCGTTGTGCCTGGCGCTGCGCGATGCGGGCGAGCCATTGCCGGCGGCGCAGGTGCTGATTTATCCGGGGTTGGGCGGCGATCACCGATTGCCGTCGCGCAGTGAATGCACCGATGCTCCCTTGCTCAGCAGCAGCGACCTGGATTGTTATCACGCCCTGTATTTGCGCGGCACCGGCCAGCCAAGTGCCTATGCGATGCCGTTGCTCGCCGAGGATTTCACTGGGCTACCGCCGGCCTTGATCGCCGTGGCGCAATTCGACCCGTTGCGCGATGACGGCGTGCTCTACGCCGAGCGATTGAACGCAGCGGGCGTGGCTGCGACGCTTTGTTACGGTGAGGGCTTGGTCCACGGCTGTTTGCGGGCTCGGGGGCAGGTCGCCGAGGTCGATGCACTCTACGAAACGCTGCTCAGCTATTTGTCTGAAAAAACCGGCTGAAAAACTCTGACTCTGCAGGGCATGCTCATTAGCGTAATTCGGGTTTATGATGCCGGACGGCAGAATAATAGAAGTCCCCCCAGGGATGACCTCGACCCCTTACGGAGCGCGCAATGCAGACTTTGTACCCGCAGATCAAACCCCACGCCCGGCACGATCTGGCCGTCGATGAAACCCACACGCTGTATGTCGACGAAAGCGGTTCGCCGGAAGGTTTGCCGGTTGTGTTCATCCACGGCGGCCCCGGCGCCGGGTGTGATGCCCAGAGCCGTCGGTATTTCGATCCAAACCTGTATCGTATTGTGACCTTCGACCAGCGCGGTTGCGGTCGTTCCACGCCCCACGCCAGCCTGGAAAACAACACCACCTGGGATCTGGTCGCCGACCTTGAGCGAATTCGCCAGCACCTGGGCATCGATAAATGGGTGTTGTTCGGCGGTTCGTGGGGCTCGACCCTGGCACTTGCCTACGCGCAAACCCATCCAGAGCGTGTGCACGGTCTGATTCTGCGCGGGATTTTTCTCTGCCGCCCGCAGGAAATCGAGTGGTTCTACCAGTGTGGCGCCAGTCGTCTGTTCCCCGATTACTGGCAGGACTACATCGCGCCAATTCCGCTGGACGAGCGCGAAGACTTGCTCTCGGCTTTCCATAAGCGCCTGATCGGCAACGACCAGATCGCCCAGATGCATGCAGCCAAGGCCTGGTCTACCTGGGAAGGCCGGACCGCCACTCTGCGCCCGAACCCGATGGTGGTCGATCGTTTCTCCGAGCCACAGCGCGCGTTGTCGATTGCCCGTATCGAATGTCACTACTTCACCAACAATGCATTCCTTGAGCCCAACCAGCTGATTCGCGACATGGGCAAGATCGCCCATTTGCCTGGCGTGATCGTCCACGGTCGCTACGACGTGATCTGCCCGCTGGACAATGCCTGGGAACTGCATCAGAACTGGCCGAACAGTGAATTGCAGGTGATCCGTGACGCCGGCCATGCCGCCTCCGAACCTGGCATTACTGACGCACTGGTTCGCGCCGCCGATCTGATGGCCCATCGTATGCTCGACCTGGCCCCTGAAGAAGCATGAAGGGCCTGCTGCAGCGTGTGCGTGGCGCACGAGTCGAGGTAGCGGGGGAGGTGGTGGGTGCCGTCGATCAAGGATTGCTGGTACTGGTGGCGATTGAGCCCGAGGATACTCGGGCGAGCGCCGACAAACTTTTGCAGAAACTGCTTAACTATCGTGTGTTCAGTGACGCCGAGGGCAAGATGAATCTGTCCCTGGCGGATGTAGGCGGTGGGTTGCTGCTGGTCTCACAGTTCACCCTGGCCGCCGATACCAGGAACGGGTTGCGTCCGAGTTTTTCGACCGCTGCCCCTCCGGCCTTGGGCGAGGAGCTTTTCGACTATCTATTAGGCAAAGCGAAACAGGTGCATGGCACTGTGGCATCAGGTAGATTCGGCGCGGATATGCAGGTGCACTTGGTCAATGACGGCCCGGTAACCTTCCTGTTACAGACCTGAAAGCGCTTGAAACATGTTTTTAAGGGCATTTCGACTATAAACAGGCGTTTTTCGCGATAAATACTTTGTTACCCCTGATGCGTTGTAACGCGGCCTACTAGATAATCGCGCGCTACGGGGATCAGCGTTCGTTGGTCCATTTTGACTTAGGTAGAGACTTGTCCTGAACCTCTTGGGGAATCATTTAGCCCCATAGGAGTCGGAACAATGCTCGCCAACTTGGCAAGAGTGGTCTGTAGGGTCGGTTTTTCCATGCCGCATTCCCCACTGGCACTTTAACTGGCCGTTGGTTTTTTGATCTGTTTTCGGCGAGGGTTGCTCGTGATTGTTAGTCCCTGTAATGCAAAATTGTCTGCCAAACGGTTACGAAGCGCTCTGGTAGCGGGCTCTGCACTGCTCTGCCTGCTCAGCGCCGGTCAGCTTTGGGCATTCAATCTGGATGATGTATCGGTCAAGGCAAAAGAGCTGGCCGGGCAGAAATACGAAGCTCCGCGCAGTAACCTGCCGAACGAGTTCCGCGAGATGAAATTCGCGGACTATCAAAAAATCCGCTTCCTGACTGAAAAAGCCGAGTGGGCCGATCAGAAGACTCCGTTCAAGCTGTCGTTCTATCACCAGGGTATGCATTTCGATACGCCGGTGAAAATCAACGAAATCACAGCCAACACCGTCGAAGAGATCAAATACGACCCAAGTCGTTTCGATTTCGGCGATGTGAAGTTCGATCCTAAAGCCACCGAACAACTGGGTTATGCCGGTTTCCGTGTGCTGTACCCGATCAACAAGGCTGACAAGCAAGACGAAATCATGACCATGCTCGGCGCGAGTTACTTCCGCGTTGTCGGCAAGGGTCACACCTATGGCTTGTCCGCTCGCGGCATGGCCATCGATACCGCTTTGCCGTCCGGCGAAGAATTCCCGCGTTTCACCGAGTTCTGGATTCAACAGCCAAAACCGGGTGACAAGCACCTGGTGATCTTCGCGCTGCTGGATTCGCCTCGCGCTACCGGTGCCTATCGCTTGACCCTGCGTCCGGGCAGCGACACCGTTGTCGACGTCAAGGCCAAGATGTTCCTGCGTGACAAGGTCACCAAGCTTGGCGTTGCGCCGCTGACCAGCATGTTCCTGTTCGGCGCCAATCAGCCGTCGAAAGTGCTGAACTACCGTCGCGAACTGCACGACTCCAGCGGTCTGTCGATCCATGCCGGCAACGGCGAGTGGATCTGGCGTCCACTGAACAATCCGAAACACTTGTCGGTGAGCAACTTCTCGATCGAGAACCCGCGTGGTTTCGGCCTGCTGCAACGTGGTCGTGACTTCAGCCACTACGAAGACCTCGACGACCGCTATGACAAGCGCCCAAGTGCCTGGATCGAACCAAAAGGCGATTGGGGCAAGGGCTCCGTCGATCTGGTAGAGATTCCGACTGCCGACGAAACCAACGACAATATCGTTGCGTTCTGGAGCCCGGAAAAACTGCCTGAACCAGGCCAGCCGCTGGAAGTCGCTTATCGCATGCACTGGACCATCGACGAAGCCGCGCTTCACGCACCGGACAGCGCCTGGGTTCAACAGACCCTGCGTTCCACGGGTGACGTGAAACAGTCCAACCTGATTCGTCAGCCGGACGGCAGCGTGGCTTATCTGGTGGACTTCGAAGGCCCGTCCCTTGCGGTATTGCCGGAAGCTACGGAAGTTCGTAGCCAGGTCAGCGTTGGCGAAAATGCCGAGCTGGTCGAGAACAGCGTACGTTACAACCCTGAAACCAAGGGCTGGCGCCTGACGCTGCGGATGAAAATCAAGGACCCGAGCAAGCCTACCGAGATGCGTGCTGCACTGGTCAAGAACGCCGTGACTGCCGACCTGGCCAAGACATCGTCGCCAGCCTCCAACTCTTCCGTCGCCAAGGCTGACAAGATCGCCGCTCGGCAGCAGGAGAAGCTGGCCAAGGAAGCGAAGGAAACCAAGCAAGCCGAGGCCAAGCAGGTTGAAGCCAAGCCGGCCGAAGCCAAGCCAGTCGCAGATTCCAAGGACACGGACAACAAAGACGCCAAGCAGCCAGTCGCTGCCGAAGCGGTCCCAGCCACACCGGAATCGGTACCGACTGAAGAAGTCCTGACCGAGACCTGGAGCTATCAGTTGCCTGCCGATGAGTAATTCTCAAGTACAGCCAGAGACTCTTGCCGAGTATCTGGCGCATCTGCCGATGACCGACCAGCAGCGCGCGGAACTCGCGGGTTGCCAGTCTTTCAGCGAATTGCATGAGCGCCTTTCGTCCTCGACATTCGACGCGCCGACCGAGGCTGCTCAAGCTTCGGTGGGTCGTCGCCTGACCCTGAACACTGCCGAAGAACTGGCCGACGCTGAAATGCTGATGCTCGACGCCAGCGGCCGGGTTTGCCTGCGGGCGACCCCGCCGATTCGTCGGACCAAAGTCGTGCCGGAGCCGTGGCGCACCAATATTCTGGTGCGTGGCTGGCGTCGTCTGACCGGTCGCACCAATCCGCCGGCCCCGCCCAAGGATGAAAATGTGCTGCCGGCGGCTCGCTGGCGCACCGTCGGTTCGATCCGTCGCTACATTCTGTTGGTACTGATGCTCGGCCAGACCATCGTTGCCGGCTGGTACATGAAAGGCATCATGCCGTACCAGGGCTGGTCGTTCGTCGACCTGAACGAAGTGCTGCATCAACCGTTGTCGCAAACGGCTACGCAAGTGCTGCCGTATGCGCTGCAAACCAGCATCCTGATTTTGTTCGGGATTCTGTTCTGCTGGGTATCGGCCGGTTTCTGGACCGCGCTGATGGGCTTCCTCGAGTTGCTCACCGGCCATGACAAATACCGCATATCCGGTAAAAGCGCCGGTAACGAGCCGATCCCCAAGAGCGCGCGCACCGCTTTGGTGATGCCGATCTGCAACGAAGACGTGCCGCGAGTGTTTGCCGGTCTGCGGGCGACCTTCGAGTCGGTCGCGGCCACGGGTGACCTGGATCGCTTCGACTTCTTTGTCCTCAGCGACAGTAACGACGCCGATATCTGCGTCGCCGAGCAACAAGCCTGGCTGGACGTCTGCCGCGAAGCCAAGGGCTTCGGCAAGATTTTCTATCGCCGCCGTCGCCGTCGCGTCAAGCGTAAGAGCGGTAACCTCGACGACTTCTGCCGTCGTTGGGGCGGTGATTACAAGTACATGGTGGTGCTCGACGCCGACTCCGTGATGAGCGGCGATTGCCTGACCAGTCTGGTGCGCTTGATGGAAGCCACTCCGGACGCCGGGATCATCCAGACCGCACCGCGCGCATCGGGCATGGATACGCTGTATGCCCGCATGCAGCAGTTCGCTACCCGGGTGTACGGTCCGCTGTTTACCGCCGGTCTGCACTTCTGGCAGTTGGGCGAATCCCACTACTGGGGCCACAACGCGATCATCCGCATGAAGCCGTTCATCGAGCACTGCGCCCTGGCGCCGTTGCCCGGTAAAGGCGCGTTTGCCGGTGCAATTCTGTCCCACGACTTCGTTGAAGCGGCGCTGATGCGCCGTGCCGGCTGGGGTGTGTGGATTGCCTACGACTTGCCGGGCAGCTACGAAGAATTGCCGCCAAACCTGCTGGACGAACTCAAGCGTGACCGTCGCTGGTGTCACGGCAACCTGATGAACTTCCGGCTGTTCCTGGTAAAAGGCATGCACCCGGTGCACCGTGCGGTGTTCCTGACGGGTGTGATGTCTTACCTGTCGGCACCGTTGTGGTTCTTCTTCCTCGTGCTGTCGACGGCGCTGCTGGCGACCAACACGCTGATGGAGCCGCAGTACTTCCTGGAGCCACGTCAGCTCTATCCGTTGTGGCCACAATGGCACCCGGACAAGGCGATCGCGCTGTTCTCGACCACCGTCGTGCTGCTGTTCCTGCCGAAGTTGTTGAGCATCATCCTGATTTGGGCCAAGGGCGCGAAAGAGTTCGGTGGCAAGTTCAAGGTAACGATGTCGATGCTGCTGGAGATGCTGTTCTCCATGCTGCTGGCGCCGGTACGGATGATTTTCCACACCCGCTTCGTGCTCGCCGCGTTTCTCGGCTGGGCCGCGACCTGGAACTCGCCGCAACGTGACGACGACTCCACGCCGTGGAGCGAAGCGGTCAAGCGCCACGGTCCGCAAACCTTGCTGGGCTTCTTCTGGGCCCTGCTGGTGATCTGGCTGAACCCGAGCTTCCTCTGGTGGCTGGTGCCGATCGTCGGTTCGTTGATGCTATCGATTCCGGTGTCGGTGATCTCCAGTCGAGTCGGCCTGGGCCTCAAGTCCCGTGACGAAAGCCTGTTCCTGATCCCTGAGGAATACAATCCGCCACAGGCGTTGGTGGCGACCGACCAGTACACCCACGAAAACCGTTGGCATGCGCTGAACGACGGCTTCGTCCGGGCAGTGGTCGATCCACAGCAGAATGCCTTGGCATGCTCGCTGGCGACTTCACGCCACCGTGAGGCCGAGCCGATCGAGTGGCTGCGGATCGAACGGGTGCGTCATGCGCTGAAAGTCGGGCCAGAGGGTCTGAGCAACGATGAGCGGGTGCAACTGCTCAGTGACCCGGTAGCGCTGGGTCGCCTGCATGAGCAGGTCTGGAACGAAGCCCACCCCGAGTGGCTGCAAGCGTGGCGTAAATCGGTGAAAGCCGATCCCCATGCGCCGCTGTTGCCGCTCAAGCCGCTGAGTGTGCAGCCTCAGTTGGCCTGATAAAAAACCCCGCGAAAGCGGGGTTTTTTTTGCGCTGATGAGCGGCATCAGGCAGCAAATCCTTCAAGGACATGGAATAAGGCTCGATCGGTTCGACCGCGTCGCTCCCATCGCCAGCAGGCTGGCTCCCACAGGGGATTTGTGTACGCCACGGATCCAGTGTGGGAGCCAGCCTGCTGGCGATGACGGTCTTCCTGGCGACATAACTTTCGGATTTTGCTAAACCCATGAAACAGAAAGAAGCCCAATGGCCGAATTCTTCGATGCACCGAAGGATCCGCGGGCGCAGGCGTTCTTGCGCCAGGTTCTCTGACCTCAGTGCCTGTTCGATCGCTTTCGCGAGCAAGCCCGCTCCCACATTGGCTTTGTGATCGACACATATCCCCTGTGGGAGCGGGCTTGCTCGCGAAGGTCTCACCTCGGTCCTGTGCGAACCGAGGCATTCACATCACCTCAAACCTTGAACCTGCCCACCAGCATCTGCAGATGCGTCCCCAACCGTGCCAGTTCAACGCTGGACGCCGCGGTCTCTTCACTGGCTGCCGAGGTCTGCTCGGACACGTCGCGCACGTTCAGCACGCTGCGGTTGATCTCTTCGGCCACGGCACTCTGCTGCTCGGCCGCGGCGGCGATCTGCTGGTTCATCGACTGAATCGCCGACACGGTGCGTGTGATGCTTTCCAGCGAGCCACCGGCGCGGCGGGTCAGTTCGACGCTGCTGTCGGTCAGGCTGCGGCTGTTGTCCATGATGGTCGCGACTTGCTGGGTACCGGTTTGCAGGCCGACGATCAGCTCTTCAATTTCTTCGGTGGATTTCTGCGTACGCTGGGCCAGGCTGCGGACTTCGTCGGCGACCACCGCAAACCCACGTCCGGCTTCACCGGCACGGGCGGCCTCGATAGCGGCGTTGAGGGCCAGCAGGTTGGTTTGCTGAGCCACGGATTTGATCACGTCGAGCACGCTGCCGATCTTGTCGCTTTCGCGTTTGAGATGCCCCATGGCTTCGGTGGAGTGGCCGACTTCCGTGGCCAGGCGCTCGATCTGGGCGATGGCTTCGCCGACCACTTTGTCACCTTCGCGGGCCTGCTGGTCAGCGGCGACGGCCGCTTCGGACGCTTCTTCGGCGTTACGCGCAACTTCCTGCACGGTGGCGGTCATTTCGTTCATGGCAGTGGCCACCTGATCGGTCTCGACCTTCTGGCTGTTGACGCCAGCGCGGGTCTGCTCGGTGACTGCCGACAGTTCTTCGGCAGCGTTGGCGATTTGCGTGACGCCGTCACCGATGCCACCGATCAATTCGCGCAGGCCCAGGGTCATGCTCTGCATGGAGCGCTGTAGCTGGCCGAGTTCATCCTGACGCTCAGAGATCAGGTTTTGGGTCAGGTCGCCGGCAGCAACACGCTCTGCCACCTTGAGGGTCTGGCTAAGGGGAATCACGATCTGGCGGGTGATGGCCCACGCGGCAAGCATGCCGAAGGCCAGCGCCAGGACAGTGGCCAGTAGCAACAGGTTTTTGGCGTGCGCGGCGTCGGTGTCGCGGACGATGGTTTGCGACGCGGTGAGTTTTTTGCTGACATCGAGCAGGAGATCGCCTTGCACGGCCATGCGCTTAAGCGCGGCAGCGCTGGCTACCTGAGAGTCTCGGAACTGGCTGACGGCGGCGCGATAGGCCTTGAGCGAGTCAGTGGCCTGCTGCAGGTTGGCGATGTGCTGTTCCGGCAGTTTGGAGGGCAGGCTTTCGAGGTTCTTCAGCGCGTTGTCGATGGCGTCCAGCGCCGGTTGCTCGGCCTCGGTCTTGCCGCTGTAGGTGTAACCGCGCACCTGGAAACGCGCTTGCTGGATCAGTTTGCTCAGATCGATCACGCTGTTGAAATCGGCGACGCTGTCACCTTGCAGCATGGATTTTTCGACCTCGGCGACACGGGCCACGGCGTTGTCGGCAGTGGCGCCGAGTTTGCTGCGGGCGTCTTCGCGGTGGGCGCCAGCCTGGGTCATGGCGGTGAAGGCTTGTTTGTACTCACTGACGGCGGCCAGTTGCTGGTCGATCATGGCCGCGTCGGCCGGTTGTTCGATCAGCGTGCGCGCGGTTTTCAAGCCGGTATCGAGTTGGCCGAGCAGCTCGTTGACCGCCCCGGGGCCTTGGTCGCCGCGACGCATTTCGTAATCCAGACGGGCCAGGCGCAGGTCTTTGGTCAGGTCATTGAGGCTGGCAATAAACCCCAGCTTGTCACCGCGACTCATCACGCCGCTCAGGCCGGTCCAACCGGTGAAGGTGATCAACAAGGTAAGCAGCAGCACCAGACCGAAGCCGACACTCAGTTTGCGATTGACGCTGACGTTCCCCAGTTTCTCGGCTAGCCATCGGTACATGCTGCAACTCCCTCGAACCATTTGTTGGTTTTATGGGAACTGTGTCGGCTGGCAGCCGGGAATCTGTAGGTGCTACCCATATACGGGCAGGCAAAATCACCTGTGGCGAGGGAGCTTGCTCCCGCTCGGCGGCGAAGCCGTCGTGAAACCGGTGGATGAGTTCTTATGGAGAAAAACGGTGGCCGCTTCGCGCCCAAGCGGGAGCAAGCTCCCTCGCCACAGGTAGGGTGTTTGACCTTAGAAAAGGCGGGCGAGCAGCGCGGTGATGGCGGTTTCGACCCGCAGGATGCGGTCGCCGAGTTGCACCGGATGCAGGCCGGACTTGCCGAGCAGCTCGATTTCGTAAGGAATCCAGCCACCTTCGGGGCCAATGGCCAGGGTTACCGCTTCGTCCAGGCCACGAGGGCAGGGCGGGTAATTGCCGGGGTGGCCGACGAGGCCGAGGGTGCCCTCGGTAATCGCCGGCAGACGGTCCTCGACGAACGGCTTGAAGCGTTTCTCGATGACAATCTGCGGCAGCACGCTGTCCCGGGCCTGCTCAAGGCCAAGGATCAACTGCTCGCGAATCGCCTCGGGCTCCAGGAACGGCGTTTGCCAGAAGCTCTTCTCGACGCGATAGCTGTTCACCAGAATGATTCGTGGCACACCCATGGCCGCCACGGTCTGGAACACCCTACGCAGCATTTTCGGCCGTGGCAGGGCCAGCACCAGGGTCAGTGGCAGCTTGGCCGGTGGAGGCTGGTCGAGTGTGACGCGCAGTTCGGCTTCATCGGCGTCCAGGCGCAGCAGTTCGGCCGAGCCCATCAGCCCGCCGATACGCCCCACCCGCAGGCTATCGCCGACAACCGAACGGTGGACTTCCTGCATGTGCGTCAACCGGCGATCACGCAGGATCGCCCGGTCGGCCGCAATGAAGTCGGCCTCTTCGAGCAGCAGCAGGTTCACGGTTGAGTCGCTGGCGGCTGGTCGTTGGGGTCGTCGGCCGGTTGGTCGTCAGGGTGCTCGCCGCGCTTGCTGATCAGGCCGCCGAACAGAATGCCGATTTCAAACAGCAGCCACATCGGTACGGCCAACAGGGTCTGCGAGAAGATGTCCGGTGGCGTCAGGATCATGCCGACCACGAAGCAGCCGATGATCACGTACGGGCGGATTTTCCTCAGGTAAGCGACGTTGACCACGCCGATCCACACCAGCAGCACCACGGCCACCGGAATTTCGAACGCTACGCCGAAGGCGAAGAACAGCGTCATGACGAAGTCGAGGTAGCTGCTGATGTCGGTCATCATTTCCACGCCGGCCGGGGTGGCGGCGGCGAAGAATTTGAAGATCAGCGGGAACACCAGGTAATAGGCGAACGCCATGCCGGTGTAGAACAGCATGATGCTGGACACCAGCAGCGGCACCGCAATGCGC of the Pseudomonas frederiksbergensis genome contains:
- the tatC gene encoding twin-arginine translocase subunit TatC produces the protein MSDLPENDQHMPLVSHLTELRTRLLRCVAAIFIIFAGLFAFTQQIYTFVSTPLRQYLPVGATMIATDVSSPFLTPLKLTMMVSLFLAIPVILHQIWGFIAPGLYKHEKRIAVPLLVSSIMLFYTGMAFAYYLVFPLIFKFFAAATPAGVEMMTDISSYLDFVMTLFFAFGVAFEIPVAVVLLVWIGVVNVAYLRKIRPYVIIGCFVVGMILTPPDIFSQTLLAVPMWLLFEIGILFGGLISKRGEHPDDQPADDPNDQPPATQP
- a CDS encoding 16S rRNA (uracil(1498)-N(3))-methyltransferase, translating into MNLLLLEEADFIAADRAILRDRRLTHMQEVHRSVVGDSLRVGRIGGLMGSAELLRLDADEAELRVTLDQPPPAKLPLTLVLALPRPKMLRRVFQTVAAMGVPRIILVNSYRVEKSFWQTPFLEPEAIREQLILGLEQARDSVLPQIVIEKRFKPFVEDRLPAITEGTLGLVGHPGNYPPCPRGLDEAVTLAIGPEGGWIPYEIELLGKSGLHPVQLGDRILRVETAITALLARLF